In the Streptomyces sp. NBC_00193 genome, GGAATCACTCCCCTTTCTCTATTACCGTTCGATAACGCAGAGCGGTCGTCCCAGCCGTCGCAAGAGACGGCACCGTGCGCGTGCTCGCCCATGAGGAGTGTGCCCCGGTGGCCTCCAACTCGCCTGCCCCTGAAGGCATCGACGTCCAGGAGCAGCCCACCGCCGGTGCCTGGGGCGAGTGGAACCCCACCGAGGACTCGGCCCGCCCGCCCCGCGGCAAGCACCGCGTGCTCAAGCAGCGCGGGGGACTGGCCCGCTCCTCCACCGTCCTCGGCGTCGGCGTGATCGCCGCGGTCGGCGCGGGAGGCATCGCCACCGCGCAGGACCGGCCCCAGGTCGCCATATCCCTCCCCTCGCTCCCGGCCCTGCCCGACCTCCCGGAGGCCCTGGGCGGCGCGGACCGGTCCGCCGAGTCCGCCGGGGATTCAGACGCCGGCTCCGCGCGGACCGCCGAGCCGGCCCGGTCGGGGATCATCCCGCAGCAGGCCGACCGCCGCTCCGACGCGGGCGAACTGCTGCGCAGCCGCATCCTCCAGCAGGCCGAGTCCCAGCAGGAGGCCGCCGCGGCCCAGGAGCGGGCCGAGGCCGAGCGGGTGGCGCAGGAGGCCGCGGCCCAGCAGGCCCGCGATGCGCAGGCGGCCAAGGAAGCGGCGGCGGAGGCCGCCGAGAAGGCCGCCGCGGAGGAAGCGCGCCTGGCGCAGGAGGCCAAGGAGGCCGCGGAGGCCAAGGCCAAGGCGGAGCGGGCCGCCCGCTCGGCCGGAGCCTTCTTCCTGCCCACCTCGGCCTACACCCTCACCTCGCACTACGGCGACTCCGGTTCGATGTGGTCCTCCGGCCACCACACCGGCCTCGACTTCGCCGCTCCGACCGGCACCCCCGTCAAGGCGGTCGGCTCCGGCAAGATCACCTCGGCCGGCTGGTCCGGGGCGTACGGCTACCGCATCGTGCTGGAACTCCCCGACGGCACCGAGGTCTGGTACTGCCACCTGTCCTCGATGTCGGTGACCGGCGGCTCCGTCGCCGGGGGCGACACCATCGGCCGCGTCGGCGCGACCGGCAACGTCACCGGCCCCCACCTCCACCTCGAAGTCCGCCAGGGCGGCGTCACGGTGGACCCGCTGTCATGGCTGACGGCGCGGGGTCTGAACGTCTAGGACCCGGTACGAGGCCCAGCGCGGGCCCCTTGAAGGGCCCGTCGAGCGGCCGGTCGAGCGGCCCGTCGAGCGAGCCGAACGAGCTGAGTGAGCCGAGCGCCCCGATCGGGCCCAGGGGGTCGAAGCAGGGCGGCAGGAGCTCCTCCAGCACCGCGGCCCGGGACAGCGCCGGGCCCGCCGTCGCGCGGCGCAGCCACAGTCGGCGCAGCAGCTCCCGCTCCCGCCCCGCGAAGTCCGGCTCCCGGTCCGGGCCGCCGCTGCGCGCCCGGTGACGTAGCAGAGCCAGCGCCGCGGCATCGGCCTCGTACAGGGCGACCGCCCGTCCCGCCGGCCGGCCCCCGGTGCTCCGGGCGAGCGCGCGGGCCAGGGAGCGCGCGGGCATCGACGCCAGTGCGGGCACCTCGGCCGGGCCCAGCCAGCCGGCGGCCGCGTACACGGCGAGTTCCCCGGCGACGGCCCGCAGTCGGCGGCGCCGTATCCACACGGCCAGCCAGACCAGCAGCCCGAACACCGGGACCATCACGCAGCCGTAGACCACGTAGAACCCGGACTCGCCCAGGTCCGAGGAGCTGTTCCACAGCGCGTGCAGCCCCATGGCCGAGGCGAGGCCGAGCAGCGGCAGGCCGATCCTGCGCGTCCGGCGCACGGCGAGCGCGGCGGCACCGAAGCCGAGGCCGGTGGCCACGGTGAACAGCGGATGGGCGAAGGGGGACATGACGCCCCGGACGAAGAACGTCGCAGCCGTCACGGAGTTCAGCACCCCGGTGCCGTTCTCGACGTCCTCGTCGAAGGCGTTGCCGAGGTAGAGGATGTTCTCGGTGAAGGCGAAGCCGGTGGCGGTGAAACCGGCCATCACGAAACCGTCGGCGGGACCGCTGAACCGGCGTCTCCTGAACAGGAACACCAGCAGCAGGGCGGCCGCCTTGGCGCTCTCCTCGACCACCGGGGCGATCGCCACCGAGCCGAGCTGGTCGCCGTAGGAGGGGTCGGCGGTGGCCGCGGCTATCCACTGGGTCGCGAAACTGTTGGCCAGTATGGCGATCAGCGCCGCGGCGCACGCCCCCCAGCCGAAGCAGAACGCCACCTGCGCCCACGAGTGGGGCGCGGCCCGCCCCACCCAGCGGAACGCCGCGACGAGCGGTGCGACCGGCAGCAGGGCCAGGCCCAGACCGACGAAGAACCCGGGCGTACCGGTCTGTTCGCGTACGAGTTCCAGGATCGCGATGCCGCAGAGGCCGAGCAGCACGACGAGTGCGTACGTGCGCACGGCGCCGGCGGTACGCGGCACGCGGTGCAGCAGTCTGGGCGGCCGGGTCGCTCGGGGCACGTGATGACTCTACCGAGCGGACCCGACACGCGGAGTGATGTCCTCAGTTCTGGGCGTTACCCGTGCGCCGGAACAGCAGATCGTGTACGACGTGCCCCTTGTCGAGGCCCTGCCCCTCGAAGCGGGTGAGCGGCCGGAAGTCGGGGCGCGGCGCGTAGCCGCCGTCGGCCTGGGTGTTCTCGAACTCCGGCTGGGCCGTCAGCACTTCGAGCATCTGCTCGGC is a window encoding:
- a CDS encoding M23 family metallopeptidase, with product MDVQEQPTAGAWGEWNPTEDSARPPRGKHRVLKQRGGLARSSTVLGVGVIAAVGAGGIATAQDRPQVAISLPSLPALPDLPEALGGADRSAESAGDSDAGSARTAEPARSGIIPQQADRRSDAGELLRSRILQQAESQQEAAAAQERAEAERVAQEAAAQQARDAQAAKEAAAEAAEKAAAEEARLAQEAKEAAEAKAKAERAARSAGAFFLPTSAYTLTSHYGDSGSMWSSGHHTGLDFAAPTGTPVKAVGSGKITSAGWSGAYGYRIVLELPDGTEVWYCHLSSMSVTGGSVAGGDTIGRVGATGNVTGPHLHLEVRQGGVTVDPLSWLTARGLNV
- a CDS encoding PrsW family intramembrane metalloprotease produces the protein MRTYALVVLLGLCGIAILELVREQTGTPGFFVGLGLALLPVAPLVAAFRWVGRAAPHSWAQVAFCFGWGACAAALIAILANSFATQWIAAATADPSYGDQLGSVAIAPVVEESAKAAALLLVFLFRRRRFSGPADGFVMAGFTATGFAFTENILYLGNAFDEDVENGTGVLNSVTAATFFVRGVMSPFAHPLFTVATGLGFGAAALAVRRTRRIGLPLLGLASAMGLHALWNSSSDLGESGFYVVYGCVMVPVFGLLVWLAVWIRRRRLRAVAGELAVYAAAGWLGPAEVPALASMPARSLARALARSTGGRPAGRAVALYEADAAALALLRHRARSGGPDREPDFAGRERELLRRLWLRRATAGPALSRAAVLEELLPPCFDPLGPIGALGSLSSFGSLDGPLDRPLDGPFKGPALGLVPGPRRSDPAPSAMTAGPP